The sequence below is a genomic window from Clostridia bacterium.
AGTTGCGGATTTAACTTACATAAATATTTGTAAAGACTATCGAAATAGTCTTTACAAATGTAGACTACTGCGGTAGTATATAAATATACTACCGCAGTAGTCTGGAGGTTTTATTTTGGAAACAGTAAAATTATTTGACAGCGAACTTAAAATTATGGACATTGTGTGGGATAAAGAGCCTGTATCGGCAAAGGAAATTACCCTTATAGCCGCCGAAACAATCGGCTGGAATAAGAATACAACTTATACCATTATCAAAAAACTTATCGAAAAAAAAGCAATTGAACGGACTGAACCGAACTTTATCTGCACTTCGCTTGTCAAAAAAGAAGATGTACAGAAGGCTGAAACCCAAAGCCTTATCAACAAGCTTTATAACGGCTCTAAGAAAGTTTTTTTTGCCGCATTCATTGAAGATGATATTTCTGATGATGAACTTGAGGTGTTGAAAAAGCTGATAGAAAAGAGGTAGTCTATGCTATGCGAAATATTCTACTGGGTACTTAATATGGGTATCATCGGCAGTGTTGCCGGATTGGTTGTTTTGTCACTGCGCAAAATCAAAGCTCTGCCGCGTTTTGCGGTATATGTCTTATGGGCTCTTCCTCTCATCAGGTTGTGGCTGCCTTTTGGAATTGCCAATGAATACAGCCTGCTAAGCCTGATTTCAAGATTCACCACAAAAACAGTGGTTATCTGGGAAGAGCTGCCGCAGCTCACAA
It includes:
- a CDS encoding BlaI/MecI/CopY family transcriptional regulator, whose protein sequence is METVKLFDSELKIMDIVWDKEPVSAKEITLIAAETIGWNKNTTYTIIKKLIEKKAIERTEPNFICTSLVKKEDVQKAETQSLINKLYNGSKKVFFAAFIEDDISDDELEVLKKLIEKR